The Rhinolophus sinicus isolate RSC01 linkage group LG07, ASM3656204v1, whole genome shotgun sequence genomic interval ggcataATCATAGCCCCTACCTCCCAGGGCTGTTGCAGAGATTTAATGAGAACGCAACTGTATGGGGTGCTCGGtgctgaggaaacagaaactaaGACGGTCACTGTTGTCAGTGTCAGGCCCTGGCCATTTGAGGAGTGGCCTCATCACAGGTGCTGAGAATGTTCTGACTTCCTCTCCGTCCCTCAGCAGCCCAACAGCCCTGTGGCCCCCATGGCTCAGCCCAAGGCTCCACCGTCAAGGGCACCCCAGCCAGGATCCACCCCAGCAGCCAAAACAGCCCCCAAAGGCACATCCACCAGAGGTAGGTGCCCCCTCCCGGCCCTGGCTGCCAATCACCTGACCATGGACTGGGCAGCACCTGCTGATGCCCCTGTACCCACAGCCCAGCAGCAACTGGCCTTCCTGGAGGGCCGAAAGAAGCAGCTCCTGCAGGCCGCATTGCGAGCCAAGCAGAAGAACGACATGGAGGGTGCCAAGATGCACCTGCGTCAGGCCAAGGGGCTGGAGCCCATGCTGGAGGCCTCACGTAACGGGCTGCCTGTGGACATCACCAAGGTGAACCCCCGAGGCCTGCTGGATCTTCCCAGGCTTGCCCATTGGGCTCTGACCACTTAGCAGCCATGTGACTTGGAGTATATTAGTCAGGGTGCAGGttgagctgctgtaacaaataggCCCTTCCCAAGACTGGATAAACACGAcagatttttatgtttcttgCATGTAACACTCAGGGTACTCTGGGCTTTGAAAGATAAAGCCCTCCAGAGCCCAGGTTCTTTAAGTGGATCACTGATCTGTCTGTATCCTGCCTATGGGAAgccatgagggaaaaaaagagcgGGCTAAGCAGTATCCTGTAAAGGAAGTGACATGGAGTAGCCATCACTTCTGCTCGCCTCCCATTGGCTAGAACTGAATAACGTGGCTGCACTGatctgcaagggaggctggaacaTGTACTCTCTTGTGGGGCTGCTGTGTGCCCAGCCAGACTTCCACTACTAGGGAAGAGGGTATGGATCAGATTTGGGGGAAACAGTTAACAAGTTCTGCCATTTTGAGCAGGACTATCCACTTCTCTCTGAATATCACTTTTCCccttgggaaagaagaaagagcaggGGCAGAGGACAGAGTGGTGGCCAGGGAAGGTGGCCTACAAAGCCCTGGTGGATGTGCTCATTGCTGACAAGCAGACCCCTCCCCATAAGCCTGGTCCTCCTCAGGTGCCACCTGCCCCTATCAACAAAGACGACTTCGCCCTGGTCCAGCGGCCTGGCCCTGGTCTATCTCAGGAGTCTGCCCGGCGCTATGGTGAACTCACCAAGCTCATAAGGCAACAGCATGAGGTAAGGGGGTCCCCAGCCTGGGTCAGTAGGCCTCCCCCAGGGTCATGGCCCCCCAACCCTCCCCTCACTGTCTTCTACCTCCCTAGATGTGCTTGAACCACTCTAACCAGTTCACTCACCTGGGCAACATTGCTGAAACCAGCAAGTAAGTGCCCCCATGCCCACCTCTGCCAGATGTGTGCACCCCCAGCCCACTTCTGGGACCAGGGACCTGAGTAGGGCTCTCTTGCTGGCAGATTTGAGAAACTGGCAGAGGACTGTAAGCGGAGCATGGAGACTCTGAAGCAGGCTTTCGCCCGAGGTCTCCCCACGCCCACTGCCCGCTTTGAGCAAAGAACTTTCAGTATCATCAAGTAAGGCCCGAACGGTCCCTGGCCCAGACACCCTGTTGAGGAGGGATTTGCCCTCCCCAGAAGCTGGCAGAGGACTTGCCTCTGGAGCAAGTTTGGATGGGTGGCGGGAGtacagcatgtgtaagggtcctGAGGCAGGCATGTGGTGCGAGTGAAGGATGGCAAGGGAAGGGGTGTTGACAGTGACACATTTGGAAATGGGGAAGGTCTAGTAAGTGCATAATGGGCCTGCAGGATGATGGTTGTTGGTCCTGCTCCAGTTAAGTCTTCCTACACTCTGGGGAGTTGGGATCATTTTTCCCACGTACAGATGAGGTTATGTACAGCCCCTGGGGTAACCTAGGATAGCCACCTAGGAAAACCCACACCTGGCTCCCCCACGTCTGCATGGTCTGGCTCTCCATGACTTTCTCTCCACTTGTTGTCCCCACTTTGCTCGCCTCCTGCCACACAGGCCTCTTTCTGGTCCCTTGGATGCACCAAGCATGTTCCTACTTAGGGCCTTTGCCCCAGTGGTTTCCCCTCCCCAGGTCTCCATGTAGCAGCCCCTTCTTGACATCCAGAATCACCTATGATGTCACCTCCACTGAGAcgccctccctgaccaccctgTCTAAAGCAACCCCTCCTGAGTACACTTCAATATCCCCcttattttaattctctgcagagttgctttgtttttttctgtttatatgttTACTGGTCATCTGTCTATTCAGCCAGCTCAGCCTCCATGAGCACAGAGACAGGGTCTCTCTCATTTACTTCTGTTATCCCCAGCCAGGAGGCCACTGgatggcatacagtaggtgcttaagTAATGTCAAATGAAGAGAAGGCCCCATAGCAGCTAGGGCACTGGCTGGCACATGGTAGGGGCTCCAGAAATACTGTTAAATGAAGGGAAGGTCCCACAGCAACAAGGCCACTGGCTGGTGCAAAGTAGATACTAAATAAGTATGTACAGACTGAAGTAAGGGCCCAAAAGTcagccagtggcagagctggacagGGAACTCTAGTTTGTGGAGCCAAGACACTCCCAAAGGCCAGTATGGGGTTTGTTCCCTGCACCCACCGAGGGAAAAGAAGGTGGGCAGGCAGTGGGGCTGAGGTGCCTgtctccccacctgccctccGGAAGGATTTTCCCCGACCTCAGCAGCAATGACATGCTCCTGTTCATCGTGAAGGGCATCAACTTGCCCACGCCCCCAGGTGAGGGGGCACCAGGCAGGGGTCAGGGCTGTGGGGACCACCTCTCTGCCCAGCCCTGACCCTGATTTGCCCACAGGGTTGTCCCCCGGTGACCTGGATGTCTTCGTTCGGTTCGACTTCCCCTATCCCAATGTGGTATGTGAAGAGCTGGAGGGAGATGGGCTCAAGCCCCATCAGGTTGGGGAACGGGTCGGGTAGGCGTCCCAGGCCAGGCCCCAGCCCCCGAGCTTTCATGTCTCCTGTCCGGTCCCAGGAAGAAGCTCAGAAAGACAAGACCAGCGTGATAAAGAACACAGACTCCCCTGGTGAGACATGGGCAGCAGGTCCCCCCCGCCCCCTACAGAAAGAACATGAGACCAGAGCCtgacccctccttccttccctgggcAGAGTTCAAGGAGCAGTTCAAACTGTGCATCAACCGTAGCCACCGAGGCTTCCGAAGGGCTATCCAGACCAAAGGCATCAAGTTCGAAGTGGTCCACAAAGGGTGAGCTGGACAGGGGGTAGGCATTATATGGGCTCGGGGAGAGGGAGCTGCCCTGGGGCAACCATCCTGTCCCCCCTCACACACAGGGGGCTGTTCAAAACTGACCGGGTCCTGGGCACAGCCCAGCTGAAGCTGGATGCCCTGGAGACAGCATGTGAGGTCCGGGAGATCCTTGAGGTGAGAGGTGGACGTTCATCTGAATGCTCCTGTATGGCTATGTCCCTCATTAACATTATGCCTCCTGCCCTGAGCCTCTCAAAGGTTGCCTCTGCtgacccagcccctcccctgggagTCTCAGacctcccccctcccagccctAAATACTCCCAGCACCCTGCTCTATCATGACCACTCGATGTCTCAGTCACACCCGTCGACTTTTGGAAATCATGCTGGTTCTCCTGGATCCCAGTCATGGGCCTCCAGCCACTGCCCGCTTTTCAATAGCTTCCCTTCACGCCCCACCAGGTACTGGATGGTCGCCGGCCAACTGGGGGGAGGCTGGAGGTGATGGTCCGGATTCGAGAGCCACTGACAGCCCAGCAATTGGAGACAACGACTGAGAGGTGGCTGGTCATTGACCCTGTGCCAGCAGCTGTACCCACAGTGagaccccacccacccagcagCAACCCCAGGGAGGGAGGCTCGGTTCAAGGGGGCCAAGATTCATAAGGCTGGTTCTGTCCTTTGAAGCAGGTTGCTGGACCTAAAGGGAAGGCTCCTCCTGTGCCTGCCCCTACGAGGGAGCCGGGAAACAGGTGAGTGGCTGAGCGAGGAAACCCTTCTTCACATCTCAGCCCTTCCTAGACATTTTCCCGTCAGGCACAAATTGGAACATGTTGTTTCCCTGCTTCCAGACCTTCTGTGGCTCCCCTTCTCCTGGAGAATCCAGTTTAAACTCCTCAGCTTGACCTTTAAGACCTTTTTTGATCTGACCATTGTCAATATACTcagccttctctctctccacttgcTCCTATTAGTTCATGGCTACACCTAGTTTTCACTGTCCTCTGGGCTTCTCTGCTACAATTCCCTGAGTACCTCTACCCTCGCACTTGCTCTCTGCTCCTCTGCCCAACTCTGACTCCTGTGGGTCCCAAATTGGCtgttgcctcctccaggaagtcctccctgACTGCCTGGCATTGCAGTTGCCTGGGTGTACAGCCATTATCACCAGTAGGTTGTGGGCATAACAACATGGTGGTGGGCCTGGCTTgtctctggctcttccccagtaGCAGCGTGTCGAATTAATGGGGTCAAGGATGGGGGATGCTTGCACTCCCTCATCCCTATCCCCACCCCGTAGATCCACCCGGCCCCTGCATAGCCTCAGTGTGCTGGCCTTCGACCAAGAGCGTCTAGAGCGGAAGGTGGGTGCCCACCCACTGGGCTAGTGGGGCAGGACTGGGGGAGCTGCAGGCTCAGGCAGGGCCCTCACAGCCTCCTCTGCACCCCCCCAGATCCTGTCCCTCAGGCAGGCACGGCGGCCAGTGCCCCCGGAGGTAGCCCAGCAGTACCAAGACATCATGCAACGCAGCCAgtggcagagggcacagctggaGCAGGGGGGCCCGGGCATCCGGAGGGGTAGGGACTCGGGGACAGGcacatgggggaggggtggtggcagTGGCCCCATCCTGATCCCTGTCTCTCCCTCAGAATACATGGCCCAGCTGGAACGTCAGCTGCAGTTCTACACAGAGGCTGCCCGGCGCCTGGGCAATGATGGCAGCAGGGTGAGCCGGGCAAGGTCCGGGTGGGCACTGGGAGGCCAACGCCGTCAGGGGCTGCCCACTGACCACCCATTGGACCCCTAGGAAGCTGCAAAGGAGGCACTCTATAGGCGGAACCTGGTTGAGAATGAGGTGAGCAGCTCAggtgttgggggtggagggtaggCAGCTGTGGTCATGGCCCCCCCTGATCCCAGCGGCCTCTTCTACAGCTGCAGCGGCTCCGTAGGTGAGGGGTCGATGGGGTTTGTGGCCCCTGGAGATCGGGGAGCAGGCCCGAGGCCCTGGTGCTGGGAGGAGCTGACACAGCTGCAGTCTCAGACCAGACAAGCAGACAATcagcagacaatcagctctggaTGGATGCGTCTCCTGCTGGGCCCACCCAGCCTACCTGGAGCCTCCCTGGCAGTGGGCGTCAGGGAAGGTGCCTGTCCCTTGCCCAGGCCTGGCTTGGTGGGCCTGGGAGAGTCCCGTTTGCACAGCCCAGGGGTATCCAGCCCCTGGCCTGCCCCAGAGGTGGGAGGGTGGCTAGGACCAAGCCCCAAGGCCCCTGCAAGCACTTTACTTCCTGTCCCTCCCTAGCCTTAACCCTGAAGCCCATCCATACCCCAAAGAAGCCTCTGAGGCCAGCCAGAGCCTGGCTGACTCCCCAGGGGGGGTCCCCTGACCCTGCTGGGCGCTAGGGTTGACACATGGAATAAACAGCCAGGGCCACACCCGGCTCACTCGGTCCTGCTCACTCCGTCCTGCCTTTGTTTCTTGCTCTCGGTGGCTGGGATGGGtctcccctcacacacaccctccccaGGGTTAGTAGAAGGGGAGGTACCTATAAGAGGAGCAGGCTGTGAAACGTGTTAGACGCACGTGTGAAGTCCCGTGCATCTGTCATGGGGTCTGTGACCTGCCTGGGGGTGCCTGCCACTCTATGCAGCTCTTCAGCTGGTGGCCTTGGGCGTCTCTGGGTTTATATGTGCCCATACGTGGTGGTGTTTGGTGACTGAAATGTGTCTCAGGGCCTTGAAATCCAGCCCTGCTTCTCACTGGCTGCAGGACCTGGGCCAAATTGCCTGACCCACTTAGCATcctagagcctcagtttcctctgctggACACAGGGATAGTGAGAGCCCGTCCCGCCCCACAAGGTGAAGGGCACCCGGTCAGTGATGAGCACTTGAAAGGTTAGGCTTTATTGTTGCTGTCTCCATCTGTGGGCAGTGGTGACAGGGCTGGCAGGGCTGGCATAGGCTGTGCACCCGATGTGTGAGCTGCATGCCTCAGTCCCTCCCTATGTGTGGAGGCGGTGCCCCAGCTTCCCAGCCATCACGGCTCCGGCGGCCTTGCCCTCAAGGCTTCGGAGAGGCAGCTTGAGGCCCCAGGTGGGTGCTATCTCCTTAGTCCAGGGCCCAGCAGAGCCCCAGGTGTCTGGACTGCTCCGCCGGGCCTCTCGGGCTCAGGGGCCCCATGCCCGGGGCCGACGTGGGGCCGTGGGTGGCAGCTGGACCAGGACCTGCTCTGGGTTACCCGTCGTGTCCACCACATGCAGGTGCAGGAGGCCCAGGAAGGCCTCGGGCGCGATGCTGGTCATGTGAAGCCTGTTGGCCCTGGATCAAGAGGTGGGCATGAGGGCGGGGGTCACAACCATCCTGACCCCCTGGGCCTGCTGGGGTCCCCACAGTCCACAGggccctcccctgcccacctggACCGCCCTCCCCCCCGGCTGTCCTCAGGGCACCTGAGGAAGAGGGCACGCAGGCCAGGTGTGCTGAGGAAGGCTTCGGGGCCCACGTGGCTGATCCGGTTGCTCTGCAGATGCAGCTCCTCCAGGGCCTCAGGCAGGTCGGGGGGCACGAAGGACAGCTCGTTGTGGCTGAGGTCCAGCACCTGGGAAGGTGGGCAGAGATAGGCCCGGCTGGCTGCTCGGCCAAGCCCCAAACCACTCTCCTCCTGGGCCCTCCTCCCCTCCATGCCCAGCCCAGTCCTGCCCCGTCCCATCGTCCCTCTTCATGGCTGCCAAATGCCTCCCCTCAGCAGAGGTAAACTGAGTCCTTTCTGGGTCAGGCCCTGCTGTAGGTGCTGGGGGCCCAGACAGGTCCCCGCCTGCTGTGGGAGATGTTGATTTAATGTCATTCAAAGGGCATTTCGTCTGAGTCCTCATACCCTTCTAACACTCTTCATCATTTACTTACGATCTTTATTGATTACTTTCTCCCTAAGCAGGTGTTTGTGGGGCCAGGGCATCCCCAATGCCTAGAACAGCTCCTGGCACCCACAGATGCTCTAAATTCTGGAATCATCAGCGGTCAGAAGGAGCTAGAGGCCACGGTGTTCACTGAGGAGGTGGAGTGGTGTCTCGAAGGAGCAGGGGGCAGGGACAGCATAGCCAAAGGCCTGGAGGCTGATGTGTCCCATCCATCCCAGGGTCCCCCCCAACACCCACAGGGGGCTCTGTGTGATATCATCTAAGGGCCTCGTGGAAGAGGAGCTGGGCAGGCAGGGGCATGGAGGGGCCATGGGGACCTTCTATGGACTGTCACTGTGGCTAACCAGCCCACCCCTAACCTGGAGGGCCTGTAGCTCATGCCAGGTGCCAGGCCCAATGTCGCCCACACGAAGCCGGTTGTGTGCAAGGCTGAGCTCCCGCAGCTGGTCCAGGCCGGCCAGCGGCTCGGGCTCGAGAGCTCGCAGCTGGTTGCGCTGCAGTCGTAGGGTGTGCAGGCCGATGGGCAGGCCGATGGGCAGCCGCGTCAGCTGGTTGCCGGTCAGGTCTAGGCTGCGTAGGGCACGCAGAGCGCGGAAGGCCCGGCGGTGCACGCGGGCGCTGGCCAGGCGGTTGTAGGCCAGGTTGAGCTCGGCCAGGCCAGGTGTGGAGGTCAGGTCGCGGGCACCCAGCATGGCCACCCGGTTGTGAGGCAGCACCAGAGAGCGCAGGCGGCGGGGCAGCGCCAGGGGCACACGCTCCAACCCGTTGCCGTAGATGTGCAGCGTATGCAGGCCCCGCAGAGGCCGCAGCACCCCGGCAGGCAGCCCTGCGGCCCCCAGCGAGTTGTGCTGAAGCAGCAGGTAGCGCAGACCCCGTGCCCCACGCAGCCGGTCTGCTTCCACCTGACGGATGCGGTTCCGGCCCAGGTGCAGCACCGCCAGGGTGCGGGGCAGGCCGGCGGGCACCGCGGCCAGCTGGTTGTATGACAGATCCAGGTACTCCAAGCGGTGCAGCTTGCTGGTGAGACAGAAGGTCAGCGTGGGTCTGGGCATTCAGCATGGGGGACCAAGCAGGAGGGCCAAGGCGTGGTCCTGAGAGATGTTAGCTGGAAATTCCAACTTTGGGGTGGTGAACTGAGAGATCTAGGTGGGAGGTAAACTTGGGATGATCAGGGCAGGTTCCAGCCTGAGGGTTAGATGTGAGGGTGACCAGGACAGAGTTCTGGATGCAGATCTGCATGTGATAGCTGTGACATTGTATAACAAGATGGCGGCACAGGGGAGTCGGGAGTGAGGAAGGCTGCCAGGTACTCAGgcaagcctggcacacagtaggcactcaccAAATGAGACTGTGGGCTAGGAGTCACACagaggagagggacagagagtgGGAGCCCCAGACTCTGAATTCTCATCTCGGACTGCCAACACAAAGCTGTACTTGTCCCAccccgccccaggccccacctgaAGGTGGTGGCGTCCAGGCCGCTGTCCGTCAGCTGATTGTGCTGGAGGTAGAGCTCACGGAGGTGGGTCTGGCGGCTCAGGGCTCCTCGGGGCACCTTGGCGATGAGGTTGTTCTGGGAAAGGAGGAGTGAATGACACTAAGGGTCCAGGACAGAGGGCAGCAGGGAGCCAGCCACAGAGGACTCTTGAGGGAGTGACAGACAGGGAGCTGGCTTTAGCAAGGCTGCTCACAGCACTTGTGACCAACTTGTGCCAGTGGAAGAGACTCGGAGAAAGATATTTCTAAGATATTTCTGACTGCTGGAATTCTGAGGAGGTGGAGGGGCCCCCCAGGAGAAAGGTTGAAAGGGGCCTGAGGAGGCAAGGCCAGGGGGGTCATGAGGCGAAGAAGGGGCACCTGTAGGTGGAGCCGCTCCAGAGAGGGCGGCAGGCTGGGCGGCAGGTAGCTGAGCTGGTTGTTGGAGAGGCTGAGGGTGGTGACGGCCTCGGAGCCGTGGAAGGCATCAGGGGGTAGGCCGGCGTTGCTCAGCTGGTTGTTGTGGAGGTACACGGACCTGAGGGGAGCCAGGCTCCGGCCACCAGCCTGCCCCCGGGCTCCCCAGCgccctccactcccaccctgcaccccagctcagggctgccttcagtgtgtgtgtgtgtgtgtgtgtgtgtgtgtttctccagacAGAGCATCCCGGACCCTGCCTCCCCCAGACCCCCAGAGCAGGCTCATGAGACCCTCAGACTCCCATGGTGGGGAACGACAAGCCTGGGGGGCCTGGGCTGGGTCAGGGGTTACCTGAGTGCCGGCTTCTCCCCAAAGGTGAGCGGGAAGATCTCTGTCACTTGGTTCGCAGCCAGATCTGCGACTCGCAGGGAACAGGGCAGAAACTGGGGGGCCACTGAGAGCTGTGGGAGCACAACATACTGGTCCTGGTGGCTCCCTTCCAGCCCTGTGCTGTCCCCTCTGCACTCGGTGCTGTGTGATGTTGGCCAGGCCAGGTCTGGTCTGGGGTGGGGTTCGGGTGGGTACCTCACCTTGTTGTGGGCCACGTAGATGTGCTGCAGCTGGGTGAGGGATTCGAAGGCCTCGTCAGGCAGGCCTAGGAGCAGGGCAGGCGGTGAGGGGACCCCAGGCCTGGCAGAGGGTGAGGGACAGGGGGACTCTGTGCTCCCAGCTACCCAGAGCTCCTGGCCAGGGACTGGCAGAGGCTCCTCCAGGCATCCCCCTCCCTGTCCGCAAAAGCCACAGCGCCCCCCCATCCCTAGTTTCCATCCTGCTCAGCAAAGGGCAATTCTGGGAACTGCCACAGAGCTGCCCACAGACCCAGCGGGGGGAGGAAGAGGGCTGCTGGGACCCTGCGGGAGGGGCGGCCTCCTGTTGTCCCCTCACCCTCAGAGGAGATGAGATTGTTGTGCAGGTTGAGGGTCCGTAGGTCGCTGAGACGTGACAGTTCATTGTAGGGGAGCTCCTGGAGCTGGTTGTTCTGGAGGTTGGAGGACATTCGCACCCCTGACCCTAATGTCCCTGAGTCCTTAACAAGTGACCCCAGCCCTGATTTTCAGCTCCCCATCACCCTAAACAAGAGAGCCCCAACATCCCTGTCACCCCCACAGTTGGTCCCAAATGCCCCATTACCCCATAACCAAAAAGACATCAATCCCAACACCCCATCCGCCCCTACCCTTAACCCTTGACACCCATCACCCTCACCCCAAACAACCCCATAACTGCCAAGACACTGATGCCCACCACCCCATCACCTCCACAATTGACCCCAAGTGTTCTATCACTCTAACTCCAAACAACCCCATAACCACTAAGATGTTGACCCCTGACACCCCAAATCCTCAGTCTCTCCCACATCCAATATCTGTACCCCCACTTCCTCTCACCTCTGATATGCAGACCCCAACACTCACCAAACCCAACACCTGCACACCCAACACCTTACCCTTCATGTGGACTCCACACCCCATCACCCTCCACCCCAGCACTTCCCACACTGGTGCCCCCAGCATGCACCCtgcgcgcccccccccccacctgcaGGGAGAGGTGCTGAGCGGCCCTGGTAATGTTGTTGGGGAACACCCGCAGGTCCCGGCCATCGCAGTCCACCATGTCGGCCCGGGGGCAGGAGCAGCGCGGGGggcaggcccagggcaggggctgtgagCTCTCCCCCAGGTGGGGGAAGGCGGCGTCCTCCATGCCGGGGGCAGCTGGGGAGCCAGGAAGCAGTAGGAGCAGCAGCAGGCTTAGCTGCTGGGAGTGGAGGGACTGGGTCAGGGTGTCGCCAGGTTGGGCACAGGGTCGCCATGGTGACAGAAGCATCCCCTAATGGGGTGTGGGGGTAGGCAGGCCCCACCCTCAGACCCTCCTCCGCCCCACCTCACCATAGCCAGCCCCAATTCTGCCGTCTTGCCTGAACTGCCGACCAGGGCTTCCTAATGGAAACCAGGCGGTCACCTCCTGGAGCCTCTGCCGTGGCTGCCACCGCCCCCCATCTCAGCACAGGCCACCCTCCCTGCAGCCTGCTCCCCCAGGAGCTCAAGAGAGCTGGCCTACCCCCTTCCCCGCCTttgggagggtgggtgggctgCCGGATGGGGTGGTGAGGACAGTCCAACCCAGCCCGTCCCCttggtcccccacccccagctctgcttGCGTAACCTCAGCCAGCCTGGGCCAGGCCACGGGAGCAAGGAATGTTTGGGGGAAAGCTGAAATTCACCCTGTCTGGTATTTGGGCCAACCGCAGGagtaggggtgggggcagaggagtgGGGGATGCTTCAGCCGCAGGAGGGTCCCCAAGGAACTGGGGCTGGTGACGAGGGGTCAGGGCAGGCCTGGGCTTAGCCTGCCAGCCCAGACACTGTCTTGAGGGCTCTCAGCCAGGTCTGCCatctgggcccctccccctctccccctacCAGCTGGCCTCACTAGCAGCcagactccccccaccccaaatggcCACAGCCACCGCCCAAAAGGAAATTACACGTATGGAGGCACCAGCCTGGCGGTTAAGGATGTGCACTCAGGGCCAGCCTGCTTGGGCCTGAACCTAGGCTCAGCCACCtccctgggcctcggtttcccatTCTGCAAAGTGAGGGAAAGGTTGTCTCACCTCCTGGGAGGggtgagaagattaaatgagataatgcctaTGAAGTGGGGAAACAGCATCCAACACATCCCAGCCCTTGATGCCAGGTGTGTGCCACCAGGTGAGGAAACCAGTCTCTGCCCCCAATCTGATCCCTAAGACATGCCACTTACTGGTGAGGTGACTTCAGCTAAGTCATTTtccttcctgagcctcagctgTCCCACacataaaatggagatgacagaAGACCCTTCCTCAAAGGGCTGTCACAGGGAAAACCCAGGTAGCAGACAGAACATTCTAAGAACGGCATCTGCCCCTCACAAGCACTCAGTGGCTGAGGCGGTGGGCTGCTCACAGCGTGTGAAGGAGGTTGGGATCTCCCGGAAGCAGAGCTGGAGACAAGGTATGTGTG includes:
- the CC2D1A gene encoding coiled-coil and C2 domain-containing protein 1A isoform X1, producing the protein MHKRKGIPGPPGRGAAAARQLGLLVDLSSDGLMIPEDGVNNEELEAEFLALVGGQPQALEKLKGKGPLPMEAIEKMASLCMKDLDEDEGTDEEDVEADDDLLAELNEVLGEEQKALESHPPVAQSKATAPSPGVEATLQERLALYQTAIESAKQAGDGAKIRRYDRGLKTLENLLASVRKGNAIDEEDIPPPVAVGKGPAATPSHTPVLTPPASVNLLSPEPRVTVEGPPPTVPASSLGLAKPQLPPGPCSTGPLAQLQSRQREYKLAALHAKQQGDTSAATRHFRVAKSFDAVLEALSRGEPVDLSRLPPPPDQLPLDSPSPLPQPMTPATVPSMPEVPPPPRTLLEALEQRMERYHVAAAQAKTKGDQRKARMHERIVKQYQDAIRAHKAGRAVDVTELPVPPGFPPIQGLEASEPTQPSLVGVLETAMKLANQDEGPEDEEDEEPKKQPNSPVAPMAQPKAPPSRAPQPGSTPAAKTAPKGTSTRAQQQLAFLEGRKKQLLQAALRAKQKNDMEGAKMHLRQAKGLEPMLEASRNGLPVDITKVPPAPINKDDFALVQRPGPGLSQESARRYGELTKLIRQQHEMCLNHSNQFTHLGNIAETSKFEKLAEDCKRSMETLKQAFARGLPTPTARFEQRTFSIIKIFPDLSSNDMLLFIVKGINLPTPPGLSPGDLDVFVRFDFPYPNVEEAQKDKTSVIKNTDSPEFKEQFKLCINRSHRGFRRAIQTKGIKFEVVHKGGLFKTDRVLGTAQLKLDALETACEVREILEVLDGRRPTGGRLEVMVRIREPLTAQQLETTTERWLVIDPVPAAVPTQVAGPKGKAPPVPAPTREPGNRSTRPLHSLSVLAFDQERLERKILSLRQARRPVPPEVAQQYQDIMQRSQWQRAQLEQGGPGIRREYMAQLERQLQFYTEAARRLGNDGSREAAKEALYRRNLVENEVRGRWGLWPLEIGEQARGPGAGRS
- the CC2D1A gene encoding coiled-coil and C2 domain-containing protein 1A isoform X2 is translated as MHKRKGIPGPPGRGAAAARQLGLLVDLSSDGLMIPEDGVNNEELEAEFLALVGGQPQALEKLKGKGPLPMEAIEKMASLCMKDLDEDEGTDEEDVEADDDLLAELNEVLGEEQKALESHPPVAQSKATAPSPGVEATLQERLALYQTAIESAKQAGDGAKIRRYDRGLKTLENLLASVRKGNAIDEEDIPPPVAVGKGPAATPSHTPVLTPPASVNLLSPEPRVTVEGPPPTVPASSLGLAKPQLPPGPCSTGPLAQLQSRQREYKLAALHAKQQGDTSAATRHFRVAKSFDAVLEALSRGEPVDLSRLPPPPDQLPLDSPSPLPQPMTPATVPSMPEVPPPPRTLLEALEQRMERYHVAAAQAKTKGDQRKARMHERIVKQYQDAIRAHKAGRAVDVTELPVPPGFPPIQGLEASEPTQPSLVGVLETAMKLANQDEGPEDEEDEEPKKQPNSPVAPMAQPKAPPSRAPQPGSTPAAKTAPKGTSTRAQQQLAFLEGRKKQLLQAALRAKQKNDMEGAKMHLRQAKGLEPMLEASRNGLPVDITKVPPAPINKDDFALVQRPGPGLSQESARRYGELTKLIRQQHEMCLNHSNQFTHLGNIAETSKFEKLAEDCKRSMETLKQAFARGLPTPTARFEQRTFSIIKIFPDLSSNDMLLFIVKGINLPTPPGLSPGDLDVFVRFDFPYPNVEEAQKDKTSVIKNTDSPEFKEQFKLCINRSHRGFRRAIQTKGIKFEVVHKGGLFKTDRVLGTAQLKLDALETACEVREILEVLDGRRPTGGRLEVMVRIREPLTAQQLETTTERWLVIDPVPAAVPTVAGPKGKAPPVPAPTREPGNRSTRPLHSLSVLAFDQERLERKILSLRQARRPVPPEVAQQYQDIMQRSQWQRAQLEQGGPGIRREYMAQLERQLQFYTEAARRLGNDGSREAAKEALYRRNLVENEVRGRWGLWPLEIGEQARGPGAGRS
- the CC2D1A gene encoding coiled-coil and C2 domain-containing protein 1A isoform X6, translating into MHKRKGIPGPPGRGAAAARQLGLLVDLSSDGLMIPEDGVNNEELEAEFLALVGGQPQALEKLKGKGPLPMEAIEKMASLCMKDLDEDEGTDEEDVEADDDLLAELNEVLGEEQKALESHPPVAQSKATAPSPGVEATLQERLALYQTAIESAKQAGDGAKIRRYDRGLKTLENLLASVRKGNAIDEEDIPPPVAVGKGPAATPSHTPVLTPPASVNLLSPEPRVTVEGPPPTVPASSLGLAKPQLPPGPCSTGPLAQLQSRQREYKLAALHAKQQGDTSAATRHFRVAKSFDAVLEALSRGEPVDLSRLPPPPDQLPLDSPSPLPQPMTPATVPSMPEVPPPPRTLLEALEQRMERYHVAAAQAKTKGDQRKARMHERIVKQYQDAIRAHKAGRAVDVTELPVPPGFPPIQGLEASEPTQPSLVGVLETAMKLANQDEGPEDEEDEEPKKPNSPVAPMAQPKAPPSRAPQPGSTPAAKTAPKGTSTRAQQQLAFLEGRKKQLLQAALRAKQKNDMEGAKMHLRQAKGLEPMLEASRNGLPVDITKVPPAPINKDDFALVQRPGPGLSQESARRYGELTKLIRQQHEMCLNHSNQFTHLGNIAETSKFEKLAEDCKRSMETLKQAFARGLPTPTARFEQRTFSIIKIFPDLSSNDMLLFIVKGINLPTPPGLSPGDLDVFVRFDFPYPNVEEAQKDKTSVIKNTDSPEFKEQFKLCINRSHRGFRRAIQTKGIKFEVVHKGGLFKTDRVLGTAQLKLDALETACEVREILEVLDGRRPTGGRLEVMVRIREPLTAQQLETTTERWLVIDPVPAAVPTQVAGPKGKAPPVPAPTREPGNRSTRPLHSLSVLAFDQERLERKILSLRQARRPVPPEVAQQYQDIMQRSQWQRAQLEQGGPGIRREYMAQLERQLQFYTEAARRLGNDGSREAAKEALYRRNLVENELQRLRR